A segment of the Kitasatospora sp. NBC_01266 genome:
TCTTGAGGACATCCTCATCGAAACTCGTGTCGGTCACGCTCTTCAGCGCCATTGCGCCTCCTCTGCTCGGGACTCTGCTGTGGAACCTCGTCTACACCGCTACGGCTGGCTGCCCTGAACCCCGGTGGCGAGCGCGGTCAGCCGACGTGGCGTAGCCGGACCACCTTCGAGCGGCGCCCGAGGGCGTGGTCGCTGAGGCGGAAGTAGCGGATGTTGTTGAAGCGGTCGTACTCGTCGAGCCAGCCGGCCTCGACGAGCTCCTTGCGGGTGCGGGAGAAGACCGTGGGGGCCCAGCCCATCTCCTCGGCCAGGGCCTGCCCGGTCTGCTGGGTACCGGCCTTGCCTGCGGGCAGCGTGGCGTAGAAGGCCAGCAGGAGCCGCTGGTTGGGGTTCAGGTCCTTGGTGCGGCCGACCAGGGCGCGGACCTCGTCGCGGGTGTCGCTCACGGTTGCCATTCTCCTCGGCTCAGGCACTCTGGACAGCCCGAATCGCGCGGGCGGCGGAGTTGATGTGGGTGAGGAAGTTCTCCGGCCGCACATCATCATCCTCGGCCGGAGTGACCAGCAGGTAGCCCTCCGGCTCCTGGGTCAGGCCCTTGATGTGAGGGGGGTTCCACCCCTTCAGCTGCTCGCGGTGCGCATACCCGCTGCCCCGGTAGACCAGGTACGGGGTGATCTCGTAGAACGGGCTTCGGCCGACGCTGCCGGACTTGCGCAGCAGGCGGTCCTTGACCAGCTTGCGGATCATCCGGCTGAGCGCGTCGGAGGAGAAGCCCAGCTCCTTGCCGATGTCGACGACCGTGCGGTTGACCAGCTCCGGCTTGAGGAGGGTCGCGCCGCAGTACCACGTGACGACGCGGATCTCGGCGTCGGTGCGGCCGGAGGCACGCGAGCAGAGCGCCACGAAGCGGACCAGGCTGAACGTGCCGTACGGACCGCCGTAGCCGAAGTCCGCGTGCGGGACGGGCTCGCCGGTGTCCGTATAGATGAGCCGGGTCGGCCGGTGGGCCATCAGGACTCCGTTCCTCGTGCGGCCTTGGCGTGACGGACAGGTGATCCGATCCCAGGATCGGCTTGTCTGCACTCACCTTACATGTACGAATCGGCAAGGTGACCCGACCCTGAGGTCGGGTCACCTTGCCGAGAGATACATGTACTCATTGCTTGGGTGATCCGATCCTGGGATCGGGTTACCCGATCCCAGGATCGGATCAGAAACCAATGTTTCTGCAGGTCAGAGCACGTTTCAGGCTCTGCACCCTCTATCGCTGAGGTACAGCGGCAGGTGCGGCTCACTACTCGGCGACAACGCCGGGGGATGCTGCGGAACGCCTGCTCCGGTTGCTGTCACGGCGGCCTCCGGCGGGCCGGCTGTCCGTGCCGCTGCCGCTGCCCGGGCCGGGCGGTTGCCGCAGGCCTCGCCACCGCTCGAACCGGAGGTTACGGCGCCGATCACGGAATCGCGGCTGCCGCCGCGAACGGGCCCTGGGGGCCCTTTCCGTGCTCCTCCGTTATTGGGTGATCGTCCGTGCCGGAGGGCAGTGTGGTGGACCGACAACGGGTTGCCGGTCCGTCGGCGTGAGTGCTTGTCCTGGTGGCGGGGATGGCGGGCAGCGATCACGTCCAGTGCATCCGGCAGCCGGCTACTGGTCGACCACCAGGCGGAGCAGGACCAGGGCGTCCTTCGGCTCCCGGGACAGCACCGGCTGGCTGTCGTCCGCGTCGATGACCACCCGACCGTCGATCACCGCTGTCCAGCCCTCGGGGGCCGCGGCGACGACGTCGTTCTCGACCCAGCCGAGCAGGTGACCGCCGCGCTCGACCGCCTGCACACCGGGCGTCTGCGGCCAGGTGAGCAGCACCATGGCACCGCCGAGGTGGTAGGAGCGTTGCGGCTCGCCCAGACCGCGTCGGGTCGGGGCGTTGTCGATCGACCGCTGCGGCGAGAGCGCGAACCGGGCCCCGGCCGGGACGGCTTCCATGCTGGGCGACTCGGCGGCAGGAGCGTGGCTGGTTTCGACGCGCGTCGAAACAGGTGATCCGTGGTCGTTCGCTGTTTCGACGCGCGTCGGAATTGAGGACTTGGCGCCATCCTGGGATTCGACGCGCGAGGATTTGATGCCTGGTCTGCCGGTGCCCGACTCGTGCTCGGCCGGGGTGCGGGCAACGGTCAGCTCCTGGCGCAGCCCGTGGGCCGTGCGCAGCAGGCGCTGCGTCGCGCTGGCGACGCCGGTCTCCAGCGCCTCCAGCGCCCGGTCGGCATCCGGGCCGGGGTCGTCCTGGCGCGAGGCCTCCAGGCGGTCGAGGAAGCGGACGGCCAAGCGCTCCAGGCTCCGGGCGACCTCCAGCAACTCCTGGGCGCCACCCTCGGCATCGCCGGGTGATTCGACGCGCGAGGAAATCAGTGCGTCGGCGACGGCGTCCTGCTGCTTCTGCCGGTGGCGTCTGCGGTAGGCCAGGGAGGAGCAGGCCCGGCCGCAGTAGACC
Coding sequences within it:
- a CDS encoding replication initiation protein, RepL2, whose protein sequence is MSDTRDEVRALVGRTKDLNPNQRLLLAFYATLPAGKAGTQQTGQALAEEMGWAPTVFSRTRKELVEAGWLDEYDRFNNIRYFRLSDHALGRRSKVVRLRHVG
- a CDS encoding MarR family transcriptional regulator, with the translated sequence MAHRPTRLIYTDTGEPVPHADFGYGGPYGTFSLVRFVALCSRASGRTDAEIRVVTWYCGATLLKPELVNRTVVDIGKELGFSSDALSRMIRKLVKDRLLRKSGSVGRSPFYEITPYLVYRGSGYAHREQLKGWNPPHIKGLTQEPEGYLLVTPAEDDDVRPENFLTHINSAARAIRAVQSA